In the genome of Candidatus Poribacteria bacterium, the window TCGGAAGCTACAGAATCATCTACTCTATCGATTATGAGGCCCATATCGTCAAAGTGCTAAAGATAGGAACAAGAGGTGATATCTATAGATCGTCGTAAAAGAGGCGTTAAAATTGAAGCGATTCAGGGGGTATTGATCACCGGAGATGGGTGATGCTGAAAAATGAAGTCGTTTTCATCGCCACATTGGGCACGGAACCACAGGTCGTGACTATAGCGCTGGATCTACTGCTGAAGGAAGGGATTTCCCCGGAGAAAGCGGTTGTTATCCATACTTGCGGCGCACAGCTCCTCTTCAATGAGAACGACAGGCTCTGGCATCTGATCTCAGAGGGAAAATTGATCGCTGAGAGGCGGATGCATCCTGAGCCTGACGATGAGGTGAGGCTCATCCGCGTTCCCGTCCTGAGACAAAGCCAAAGTTGATCGCACCACTCTGATCGTCGAGCTCACCCCGTACTATGACTTCTCCGTGTGATCCCGTGGCCGGATAAATCGGGAAGGTATTCCCATAAAAAAGGGAAGGCATTCCCATTGAGTCTACCGGCGATTGATGATAAAATCCGGACATAAAAACTGGAGGTGGAAGATGCGGAGCATATTGACCACCGTCGGC includes:
- a CDS encoding type II toxin-antitoxin system RelE/ParE family toxin, which encodes MLLNALEEFQENPFVGDVKPIKGRRNTYRRRIGSYRIIYSIDYEAHIVKVLKIGTRGDIYRSS